One genomic region from Maridesulfovibrio ferrireducens encodes:
- a CDS encoding ATP-binding cassette domain-containing protein, producing the protein MTSSNDQNSSSEQTQNEDCTTVNSGSVGVATSKEATDGSLVSTKIENDSDSAEADEDIGIFDNEDDEIEELGTTIASCLKKVADKFGIVATEQSLQMGNTSSLNEYLRLQAENMGLDTTFTPLPPKLTKEDIPAIVQYPDGSFAVIEKKIGKQLSIWSGKNETIRNNKEDLCHFNDWTCSFDIIFETDRVSFLSLSWFIGQVVKMWPLYSQVILATVLIHCFTLVIPLLMGIFYDRILPNLAENSLRVLITGAIFVLFFDYILKNIRTSLVEKAALRVEREAEPYLLAQILDTIHAKLPSSSGHLTHSVQEFSRIKSLFTTQLVVGSIDFFFLFFFLFVIYLNSGMLFIVPALISFLVLLVSIVYGFFIDNNVSAQSKLQSRKSSFLNEVFQGIESIKTTNAARLFISRWTTEVEKSGEMSSKYRIAQARCSMTTGFLGQLNSAGLLIVAFFLISEGSMTSGALLATMVLSGRCIAASASMSNLITSYLFARRSYKDLKELLSLEKETTEVKQYKVQQVHGAISFDGVSFRYFPESPFVLENVSFKTKAGEKIGIIGPMGSGKTTLLKLIAGLATPTEGVILLDDHNMAYLNIEKVREHMGVVPQSPVLFYGTLEFNLLMGARTVTQETLQNALAISGIEKFVSKHPLGLKMQILEGGKNLSRGQRQAVAIARALIDNPPLMLLDEPTSSMDSTQEKIFIQRMKNTMAKKTLFIVTHRPHILQIVDRILVIDQGKIVADDTRDRIISKLSNQ; encoded by the coding sequence TTGACTTCTTCAAATGATCAAAACAGCTCTTCTGAACAAACTCAAAACGAGGATTGTACAACTGTTAACTCCGGTTCAGTCGGTGTTGCTACTTCTAAAGAAGCAACCGACGGTTCTCTTGTGAGTACGAAAATAGAAAATGACAGTGATAGCGCAGAAGCTGATGAAGATATCGGAATCTTCGATAATGAAGATGACGAAATAGAAGAACTAGGCACGACCATTGCTTCATGTTTGAAGAAAGTTGCAGACAAATTCGGTATAGTGGCAACGGAACAGTCCTTACAGATGGGAAACACTTCTTCACTCAATGAGTATCTGCGACTGCAAGCCGAAAACATGGGACTTGACACCACATTCACTCCACTTCCTCCAAAACTGACCAAAGAAGATATCCCTGCGATAGTTCAATATCCCGATGGAAGTTTTGCCGTAATTGAAAAAAAAATAGGTAAACAACTTTCAATATGGAGTGGCAAAAATGAAACAATTAGAAATAATAAAGAAGACTTATGCCATTTTAACGATTGGACTTGCTCTTTCGATATAATATTCGAAACGGACAGGGTTTCATTCCTAAGCCTATCTTGGTTTATCGGACAGGTCGTAAAAATGTGGCCTTTGTATTCTCAAGTAATTCTGGCAACAGTTCTTATTCATTGTTTTACTTTGGTAATCCCGTTATTAATGGGGATTTTTTATGACCGAATTCTCCCCAACCTTGCAGAAAACTCTTTGCGGGTTCTTATAACAGGCGCAATTTTCGTTTTATTTTTTGATTACATCCTGAAAAATATCCGCACATCATTGGTTGAAAAAGCGGCATTACGAGTTGAACGGGAAGCAGAGCCATACTTATTGGCCCAGATACTCGACACCATTCATGCAAAGCTTCCATCATCATCAGGCCACCTTACTCACTCTGTTCAAGAATTTTCTCGCATAAAATCTCTTTTCACAACTCAGCTTGTTGTTGGATCTATTGACTTTTTCTTCTTATTCTTTTTCCTTTTCGTTATCTATCTGAACAGCGGAATGCTTTTTATCGTACCAGCATTAATATCCTTTCTGGTTCTTCTTGTTTCTATTGTTTACGGTTTCTTCATTGACAACAATGTCTCGGCACAAAGCAAACTACAATCGCGTAAAAGCTCCTTCTTGAATGAAGTGTTTCAAGGCATCGAATCAATTAAGACCACAAATGCGGCCCGCCTCTTTATTTCACGCTGGACTACCGAAGTAGAAAAATCAGGCGAAATGAGTTCCAAATACCGCATTGCTCAAGCCCGATGTTCCATGACTACAGGCTTTTTGGGTCAACTTAACTCTGCGGGATTACTGATAGTTGCCTTTTTTCTGATTAGCGAAGGATCAATGACAAGCGGAGCTCTTCTTGCCACGATGGTACTTTCAGGCCGCTGCATTGCTGCATCTGCAAGCATGTCAAACTTGATAACATCCTACCTTTTCGCCAGAAGATCCTACAAAGATTTAAAAGAATTACTCAGCCTCGAAAAAGAAACCACTGAAGTAAAACAATATAAAGTTCAACAAGTTCATGGAGCTATAAGCTTTGACGGAGTCTCTTTTCGCTACTTTCCAGAATCTCCGTTTGTTTTAGAAAATGTTTCATTTAAAACAAAAGCGGGCGAGAAAATAGGTATCATCGGGCCTATGGGAAGCGGAAAAACAACCCTTTTGAAATTGATTGCCGGACTTGCCACTCCTACAGAGGGAGTAATTCTTTTGGACGACCACAACATGGCTTATTTGAATATCGAAAAAGTACGCGAGCATATGGGAGTTGTTCCGCAATCTCCGGTTCTTTTTTATGGTACATTAGAATTTAATCTTTTGATGGGGGCCCGCACAGTTACCCAGGAAACTTTACAGAATGCGCTGGCTATTTCCGGAATTGAAAAATTTGTATCAAAACATCCACTCGGGCTAAAAATGCAAATACTTGAAGGTGGTAAAAACCTCTCCAGAGGACAGCGGCAAGCTGTAGCAATAGCCAGAGCTCTCATTGATAATCCTCCCTTAATGTTGCTGGATGAACCAACCAGTTCAATGGATTCCACACAGGAAAAAATTTTCATTCAACGTATGAAAAACACTATGGCGAAGAAAACACTTTTTATAGTGACACACAGACCCCATATTTTACAGATTGTGGATAGAATCTTAGTTATTGATCAGGGAAAAATAGTCGCGGATGACACAAGAGACCGCATAATTTCTAAATTATCCAACCAATAG